A genome region from Anolis carolinensis isolate JA03-04 chromosome 6, rAnoCar3.1.pri, whole genome shotgun sequence includes the following:
- the LOC134292559 gene encoding GPI-linked NAD(P)(+)--arginine ADP-ribosyltransferase 1-like: MAPNSYDDQYEKCPSEMENKLMNLTTDGFKERYNITWENATNRWIKIEGSLKSLPNDFKDKYGIALIAYTANNSLYEDFGPAVREGGRSSEHYEKCFTFKSFHFLLTRASQVLKGSKEPCYDVYRGTRDKRFTVSDINARVRFGQFTSSSLSQQAAQKFGEDTFFRIKTCLGNNIIKFSYFPEQQEILIPPYEVFKVKDVTNVSGKTQIELESDGKHSNFNCGSKRGKTPIWADNLDPAASALFLAPKLQVSTPSNLAIARDVVIPHKKECG, from the coding sequence ATGGCCCCAAATTCATATGATGACCAGTACGAAAAGTGTCCATCTGAAATGGAGAACAAGTTGATGAATCTAACTACAGATGGATTTAAGGAGCGGTATAATATCACCTGGGAAAATGCAACCAACCGCTGGATCAAAATTGAAGGCTCTCTCAAATCGCTTCCAAATGACTTCAAGGACAAATATGGGATTGCACTGATTGCTTATACTGCCAACAACAGTTTGTACGAGGATTTTGGCCCAGCTGTACGAGAAGGTGGACGTTCCAGCGAACACTATGAAAAATGCTTCACTTTCAAGAGTTTCCACTTTCTTCTGACAAGAGCCAGTCAGGTCTTGAAGGGCTCCAAAGAACCTTGTTACGATGTGTATCGCGGAACAAGAGATAAAAGATTCACTGTCTCTGATATCAATGCACGTGTCCGTTTTGGACAGTTTACTTCTTCATCCCTGAGCCAGCAAGCTGCACAAAAATTTGGGGAGGACACTTTCTTCAGGATCAAAACCTGTCTTGGAAACAATATCATTAAATTCTCCTACTTTCCTGAGCAACAAGAGATTTTGATCCCACCTTACGAGGTGTTCAAGGTTAAAGATGTCACAAATGTGTCCGGCAAAACTCAAATTGAACTTGAAAGCGATGGCAAGCACAGCAACTTCAACTGCGGATCTAAGAGGGGTAAGACTCCCATTTGGGCAGACAACTTGGACCCAGCAGCCTCTGCTCTATTTCTAGCACCTAAACTCCAAGTGAGCACACCCAGTAATCTGGCCATCGCCAGAGACGTGGTCATACCACATAAAAAGGAGTGTGGCTGA